From Plasmodium malariae genome assembly, chromosome: 8:
tattatattataatattaaatatctgtatcatggaacaaaaaacaaagacCCTCTtacttattaatattgttgAGATTGTCCTATTATCTTGGGTGCTTCATTTTAACAGTGATGttgtatgaaaatattatttaaggatatttgatatcataacattttttcgttttttcctGTAttaataccttttttttacctCTGTATTGTTTAtactattaaataaaaaatatttacatttttttttaggtcATGTTTGACATGCCATTGAATAAGTATTGCAATTGTGCGAAGGAATTTGAAGCAAGAAATTATCGATTACTAGgatataagtataatatcGATTCAAAggatatatttacaaaagaaCAAATGCCAAATATTGGTTTGAccaataaaaaagatatatgtaaCAGTGAGGAAGGGTTGCAAAGCAAAGTAAATAAATCAAATGGATGTTCATCAACTATAACAAGAAGTCgtaaaaaagatatgaataaaaaatcttGTACAATTGAaaccaaaaaatattcccatttggaaaaaaaaatattcaaggAACTCGATTATGagaattttcttaaaaaaaacagaacaaTTACTGATAagatgtacaaaaaaataatgcttaaaaaatacagattACGTTTTACTTtacctttattatttttttcactgtttttaataatactcTTAGTAGATTTATCATGGGGTTTGATTAATGAGAATGGGGGGGGGTTATGGACTGCATTAGGGGTTTGGACCCACTTAGAAACCTTGGCTGATGGTTCTCTGAAAAAGTTTTTAGGATCATTGAAAAGTTTCAAGGAGTTTTGGGAACCTGCTTTTAAGGAAACATCAAAGGCTGTTAATGAAAAACTCGTATTATGGCATTTATTTggtattttaatatatttcataccGTTCGTTATATTGGGTTTCACATTAATACTGGGGgttatttattatcataaaaaagttaaaaaatatgaaaaaattaagttcagaaaaaggtaaaatgaATAGTAAGAGATATTATTCTTTCTAAAAGGAAATATCTAATAagaactaatatatattatctttagtgatattcttaataaatattctcaAAAcagtataaattttataagtaaatttacataaatatacccattcatatattcaactgtaaaagaatatgtcttaatttttttgtgaatataaatattttaagttttttaaatgtgTTCATTAATATGTTATCTCTGTTTAATGTCGCATTTTcgatttttttatatatttttttat
This genomic window contains:
- the PmUG01_08057700 gene encoding fam-l protein; protein product: MEQKTKTLLLINIVEIVLLSWVLHFNSDVVMFDMPLNKYCNCAKEFEARNYRLLGYKYNIDSKDIFTKEQMPNIGLTNKKDICNSEEGLQSKVNKSNGCSSTITRSRKKDMNKKSCTIETKKYSHLEKKIFKELDYENFLKKNRTITDKMYKKIMLKKYRLRFTLPLLFFSLFLIILLVDLSWGLINENGGGLWTALGVWTHLETLADGSLKKFLGSLKSFKEFWEPAFKETSKAVNEKLVLWHLFGILIYFIPFVILGFTLILGVIYYHKKVKKYEKIKFRKR